From the genome of Polynucleobacter sp. AM-7D1:
TGGCGTTATTAAAGTCGAAATGCACTTCTTGCCAGACGTCTATGTACCTTGTGATGTCTGTCATGGCAAACGCTATAACCGCGAAACTTTAGATATTCGCTACAAAGGTAAGAATATTCATGAAGTGCTGTCGATGACCATCGAGCAAGCCCATGAATTCTTCGAAGCAGTGCCTATTGTTAAACGCAAACTCAAAACCTTGCTCGATGTAGGTTTAGGTTATGTGAAGCTAGGTCAAAGTGCCACAACCTTATCTGGTGGTGAGGCACAACGTGTCAAACTCTCCTTAGAACTTTCTAAGCGCGATACTGGAAGAACACTCTATATCTTGGATGAGCCAACTACGGGCTTACATTTCCATGACATTCAATTGTTGCTGACTGTTCTTCAAACTTTGAAAAAGCAAGGCAATACGATCGTCATCATTGAGCACAACTTAGACGTCATCAAGACTGCTGACTGGATTATTGACTTAGGCCCTAAAGGTGGCGCTGGTGGTGGACAAATTATTGCGACCGGTACACCTGAAGAAGTTGCGAAGAACGAGGCTAGCTTTACCGGTCACTACTTGGCACCGCTACTAGTGCGCAAACCAGCCCCTGCAAAAAAGAAGAAGTAATTCAGAAATCGGAAGTGACTGAATACACTCAGAGCAATTTAGATTCGGCTAAATCAGTCGCCTCTGAATTGCCTGAGAGCACTAGGATATCGTTAGCTTGCAAACGTAAGTCTGGAGTGAGCTCCAATTTGACATAGTCGGAGCCATCCACTTTTCGCCTGACTGCTTGTACGCTCACGCCTTCGTTTTCAAGGTGTAACTCTTCAAGAGTCTGGCCAATACTCGCTGACTCAGGCAACAAAGTTACCGAGTGCAAACGCCATGACTCTTTGGTGTCGACTTCATCATCAACCCCCCGGAAATAGCCGCGCAAAAGACTGTAACGCGCTTCGCGTGCACTGGTGATGCGACGTACGACCTTACGCATAGGTACGCCCATCATTAATAAAACGTGTGATGCCATCATGAGACTACCCTCGATTAACTCAGGCACCACCTCAGTTGCTCCAGCTGCTTGTAACTTAGCTAAATCAGCATCATCTTTAGTGCGCACCAGTATGGTCATACCGGGACGCAAGCGCTCAACCTGATGTAATACTTTTAAGGTTGCTGGGGTATCTGCATAGGTAATTACTACTGCCTTTGCTCTCGACAAACCCGCGGCTACTAAATAATTTTCTCGACTGGCATCACCATAGACCACGTTATCCCCAGCGGCAGCAGCTTCTTTAACTCGATCTGGATCCATATCTAAGGCAATGTAAGGAATTTTTTCTTGATCGAGCATGCGGGCCAAGCTTTGTCCTGAACGACCAAAACCGCAAATGACAACATGGTTTTCAGTTCGGACACTTTTTGCTGCGACGCGTGTCAGCGCTAATGATTGCAACAACCACTCATTACTCGAGAAGCGCATCGCAATCCGATCGCTATATTCAATCAAGAAAGGTGCGCCAAACATCGAGAGCAACATGGCAGCCAGTACAGCCTGACTCAAAGCAGGATCGATTAAATCCAAGCCATCAATCTGATTTAAAAGAACGAAGCCAAATTCGCCAGCCTGCGCCAAACACAAGCCTGTCCGAATCGAAATGCCAGGGCTTGAACCAAAAGCACGTGACAGTAAGGCAATCAAACCAAACTTGAAAATCAAAGGGCCAATCAGTAAGAGCAGCACTAGCAACCACTGTTGGTAAATGACATTAAAGTCCAACAGCATGCCAATGGTAATAAAGAACAGGCCCAAGAGGACATCCCTAAAAGGCTTCACGTCCTCCTCAACCTGATGGCGGTAGGGTGTCTCGGCAATCAACATACCCGCCAAGAAAGCCCCTAGCGCAAGTGATAAACCAAAATGTTCTGTAAGTGCTGACATACCCAAAACAATCAGCAGCAAGTTGAGCATGAATAACTCTTGCGAGCGCAGCTTGGTAACCAAACTAAACCAGCGACTCATTAAAGTTTGGCCAATCACAAAAATCAGAACTAGCGCCACCGATATCTTGATGGAGGCTGCGGTCAAGGCCAAAAATAAGTCTCCAGGATTTTTACCCAGTGAGGGGATCAAAATAAGCAAGAAGACCACCGCTAAATCCTGAAATAGCAAAATACCGATGATGTTGCGCCCATGCTCAGTCTCAATTTCTGAACGATCGGCAATGAGCTTGGTAACGATAGCAGTTGAGGACATAGCCAGGGCACCCCCCAGGGCAATGGCTGCCTGCCAGGAAATGGGGTAAATCCAGTTCATCATCAAGCTTGCCGGCACTGCAAGCAAGATAGTCAAAAGCACCTGGCTGCCACCCAAGCCAAATACGATGCTTCGCATGGCCCGCAGCTTGTGGAGGTTAAATTCCAGGCCAATTGAAAACATCAAGAAAACCACGCCAAATTCAGCCAAATACTTGACTGTGGCGGAATCATTGGCCAAACCGAGGGCATGCGGCCCAATTAGGACGCCAATGGCAAGATAGCCCAAAATGGGGGGTAGTCCAAAATAGCGGAAAATAACTACCCCGGCCACTCCGGAGGCCAACAAGATGAGAGTTAATTGAAGGACTGACGGCATATACTCACCCCATGATAGCTAAGACTCGTGACCGAACCCTAAAGCTTGCGCGTGACACCCTCACCATTGAGGCTGCTGCACTGCACACTATGCGTGATCGCCTTGAAGGCGCCAATGCCGATGCCCTCGTTTTGGCAGTGGATTTACTGCATTCCTGCAAGGGCCGTATCGTTGTTTCTGGAATTGGTAAATCAGGTCATATCGCCCGAAAGATTGCTGCCACCTTTGCCTCTACCGGCTCCCCCGCCTTTTTTGTACATCCCGCCGAAGCCAGTCATGGCGACCTAGGAATGGTTACGCGTGATGATGTCTTTGTTGCACTCTCTAATTCCGGCGAGACTGATGAGCTTCTCACCATTGTGCCAATCGTCAAGCGCACCGGTGCAAAACTCATTGCACTAACTGGTGCGCCAAATTCTTCATTAGCAAAGTTGGCTGATGCCCATTTAGATACCAGTGTTGAGAAAGAAGCATGTCCACTTAACTTGGCGCCAACTACCAGTACAACCGCATCGCTCGCTATGGGTGATGCCCTAGCTGTTGCCTTACTTGATGCTCGCGGCTTTCAGGCTGAAGATTTTCAACGCTCCCACCCAGGTGGCCGCTTGGGTCGCAAGCAACTGATGCATGTCAGCGAAGTGATGCGCAACTTTGATGAGACTCCTAAGATTACGATCTCCGCTTCCTTACAAGAAGCTTTACTAGAAATGACCGCTAAACGCATGGGCATGGTGGTCACTTTAGATAGTGAAAATAAAGTTGCCGGCATTTTTACTGACGGCGACTTGCGTCGTCTACTAGAGAAGAGCACCAATTTGGATGGGCTCACCTTAGAAAAGGCAACTACTTCAGCACCCCGCACAATTCCTCCCGAACTCTTGGCGGAAGAAGCTATTGAGATGATGGAAAAACATCGGATTAATCATTTGGTGGTCACCGATCCTCATGGAGCATTACTTGGAGCGCTCAACCTCCATGATTTATTTGCCGCCAAGGTTATTTAAGCTTTTTACTTTTTAATCATTCATCTACTCACCTACATGCCAACCGCCTTTAATGCTCACCAAACCAATCCTCTGAGCCAGTATCCACAGGCCTGGGAGCGCGCTGGGGCAGTCAAGCTACTCGTACTTGATGTCGATGGGGTCTTAACCAATGGCCAGGTATTTCTTGGTGAAAACGGTAAGGAGTCTCTGAAAGCTTTTGATATTCAAGATGGCTTGGGAATCAAGCTCTTAGAAAAAATTGGTATTCCAACAGTCATCATTACTGGGCGTAGCTCCAAAATGGTTTTGGCACGCTGTGATGAACTCGGTATCAAGCATGTGCACATGGGTGTTGAAAATAAAGCCGTAGCCCTAGAAAAGATTTTGCAGTCACTTGGGCTCAAGTCGTCTGATTGCGCTGTGATGGGTGATGATTGGCCTGATTTTCAAATGATGAAGTCTGCAGGTTTAAAAGTATGTCCTGCACAAGGGCATGATGCCGTGAAAGAAACTGCTCACTTTATTACCACTCGATCTGGTGGATATGGCGCAGTACGTGAAGTCTGCGACTTGATTCTAAAAGCGCAAAATCGCTATGACGAATTACTTGCTCAGGCACGCGCTTAAGGTTTGTCTCAATGGAACTGAATGCCCAACAAATTAAATTGAGTATCTGGCGTGGCCTATTGCGCCTAATGCCATTGATCTTGATGAGCACACTTACTCTCGTCACTTTTTGGCTGGTTAAGAAAAATGCTCCCGTAGAAAAATCAGCACTAGAACGGGTACGCTTACATGAGCCTGACTACACTATTACCAATGGCGCCCTTTCCGCGCTCAACGAAGCCGGCAATACCAAATATCGAGTACTGGGCAAGAAAGTGATTCATTACGACGATGACGCTTCAATTGACATTGAAACACCTCGTATACGTTTGTTCCCTCCTGAAAAGTCGCCGATTACCGTGAAAGCGGACTCAGGTCATTTAGATGGCGACATCACCATACTAGATCTCATCAATAATGCTGAAATTTTTCGTCCACCACAAGCTGCTACCGCGACCGAACCAGCAAGACCACGCATGATTGCACGCTCTTCGTATTTCAAGGTACTCATCAATGACGACATTATTGAGACTAATAAACCCATTACGCTTGAGCAAGGCGTTTCCATCATGCGGTCAACTGATGGTGGCACATTCAACAACATCGAACAAAGTATGGTGCTGTCTGGCCAAGTGAGAGGTCGCATCGAGCGTGTTCAACCTGGAGCACAGCCATGAGCTTCTTACGCAAACTAGCAATACATTGTGGATTGTTAACAGCTTGCTTTATCGCACCTGCTCATGCTGAAAAAGCAGATCAAGATAAACCGGTTGTTTTAGAAGCAGAAAAAGTTTCTGTGAATGATGTGCAACAGGTCTATGAGCTTGATGGTCAGGTACTCTTGACCAAGGGCAGCATTTTAATTACCGGCGAAAAAGGCAATATCAAAGTTGATCCTGAAGGCTATGAGTACGTTGATGTTCAAGGCAATCCAGAATCAACGGCCAGCTTCAGACAAAGACGCGAAGGTCCGGCTAATGAGTTTATGCAGGGTCGCGGTCAAACAGTTACTTACAATGCAAAAACTGAATTGCTTACCCTAACTGGTGATGCTAACTTGAAGCGTCTTCACAATATGCAAATGTTAGATCAATTACACGGCTGGAAAATTGATTACGACGATGTCCTGCAGCGCTATCAAGTCACGCCACCCCCAAACGCTAAACCAGAAGATCTGCCTTTGGCTAAAGCCATCCTTTCACCAAGAAGAAAAGCTACACTAGAGAGATGACCACGGATTCCAGCAGCATTCAAAAGCCAGCAACCCTCAGCGCCCAGCATCTTCAAAAGCGTTATGGATCTCGCACAGTAGTTCGGGATGTATCGGTAGAAGTTAAATGCGGCGAAGTGGTTGGACTCTTAGGCCCTAATGGTGCTGGTAAAACCACCTCTTTCTACATGATTGTTGGCTTGGTTCCACTTGATGGTGGAAGTATTGTTCTGGATGGCACAGACATAACCCATCTACCGATTCATGAACGAGCTCGTATGGGCCTGTCATACCTCCCTCAAGAGGCTTCTGTTTTCAGAAAGCTGAACGTAGCCGAAAATATTCAAGCGGTATTAGAACTGCAGGTGCAAGGCGGCAAACCATTGAGTAAGTCTGAGATTGCGCATCGCCTAGATGAACTCTTGGGCGAACTTCAAATTAGTCATCTTCGTGATAACCCAGCACTATCCTTATCTGGAGGTGAGCGTCGTCGTGTTGAGATTGCAAGAGCGCTCGCCTCTCAGCCTAAATTCATTTTGCTGGATGAGCCATTTGCCGGCGTTGATCCGATTGCAGTTGGAGAGATCCAGCGGATTGTGCGCTTCTTAAGAGACCGCCAAATTGGCGTACTCATCACGGACCATAACGTACGCGAAACCTTAGGTATTTGCGATCATGCCTACATCATCAGTGAGGGTAGCGTGCTGGCAGAAGGCAAACCGGACCAAATCATTGAGAATGACGCCGTTAGAAGAGTGTATCTAGGCGAAAATTTCCGCATGTAAATATTCTGAGTTTTTCGAATATTT
Proteins encoded in this window:
- the lptC gene encoding LPS export ABC transporter periplasmic protein LptC; amino-acid sequence: MELNAQQIKLSIWRGLLRLMPLILMSTLTLVTFWLVKKNAPVEKSALERVRLHEPDYTITNGALSALNEAGNTKYRVLGKKVIHYDDDASIDIETPRIRLFPPEKSPITVKADSGHLDGDITILDLINNAEIFRPPQAATATEPARPRMIARSSYFKVLINDDIIETNKPITLEQGVSIMRSTDGGTFNNIEQSMVLSGQVRGRIERVQPGAQP
- the lptB gene encoding LPS export ABC transporter ATP-binding protein, whose amino-acid sequence is MTTDSSSIQKPATLSAQHLQKRYGSRTVVRDVSVEVKCGEVVGLLGPNGAGKTTSFYMIVGLVPLDGGSIVLDGTDITHLPIHERARMGLSYLPQEASVFRKLNVAENIQAVLELQVQGGKPLSKSEIAHRLDELLGELQISHLRDNPALSLSGGERRRVEIARALASQPKFILLDEPFAGVDPIAVGEIQRIVRFLRDRQIGVLITDHNVRETLGICDHAYIISEGSVLAEGKPDQIIENDAVRRVYLGENFRM
- the lptA gene encoding lipopolysaccharide transport periplasmic protein LptA; translation: MSFLRKLAIHCGLLTACFIAPAHAEKADQDKPVVLEAEKVSVNDVQQVYELDGQVLLTKGSILITGEKGNIKVDPEGYEYVDVQGNPESTASFRQRREGPANEFMQGRGQTVTYNAKTELLTLTGDANLKRLHNMQMLDQLHGWKIDYDDVLQRYQVTPPPNAKPEDLPLAKAILSPRRKATLER
- a CDS encoding SIS domain-containing protein codes for the protein MIAKTRDRTLKLARDTLTIEAAALHTMRDRLEGANADALVLAVDLLHSCKGRIVVSGIGKSGHIARKIAATFASTGSPAFFVHPAEASHGDLGMVTRDDVFVALSNSGETDELLTIVPIVKRTGAKLIALTGAPNSSLAKLADAHLDTSVEKEACPLNLAPTTSTTASLAMGDALAVALLDARGFQAEDFQRSHPGGRLGRKQLMHVSEVMRNFDETPKITISASLQEALLEMTAKRMGMVVTLDSENKVAGIFTDGDLRRLLEKSTNLDGLTLEKATTSAPRTIPPELLAEEAIEMMEKHRINHLVVTDPHGALLGALNLHDLFAAKVI
- a CDS encoding HAD family hydrolase — encoded protein: MPTAFNAHQTNPLSQYPQAWERAGAVKLLVLDVDGVLTNGQVFLGENGKESLKAFDIQDGLGIKLLEKIGIPTVIITGRSSKMVLARCDELGIKHVHMGVENKAVALEKILQSLGLKSSDCAVMGDDWPDFQMMKSAGLKVCPAQGHDAVKETAHFITTRSGGYGAVREVCDLILKAQNRYDELLAQARA
- a CDS encoding monovalent cation:proton antiporter family protein translates to MPSVLQLTLILLASGVAGVVIFRYFGLPPILGYLAIGVLIGPHALGLANDSATVKYLAEFGVVFLMFSIGLEFNLHKLRAMRSIVFGLGGSQVLLTILLAVPASLMMNWIYPISWQAAIALGGALAMSSTAIVTKLIADRSEIETEHGRNIIGILLFQDLAVVFLLILIPSLGKNPGDLFLALTAASIKISVALVLIFVIGQTLMSRWFSLVTKLRSQELFMLNLLLIVLGMSALTEHFGLSLALGAFLAGMLIAETPYRHQVEEDVKPFRDVLLGLFFITIGMLLDFNVIYQQWLLVLLLLIGPLIFKFGLIALLSRAFGSSPGISIRTGLCLAQAGEFGFVLLNQIDGLDLIDPALSQAVLAAMLLSMFGAPFLIEYSDRIAMRFSSNEWLLQSLALTRVAAKSVRTENHVVICGFGRSGQSLARMLDQEKIPYIALDMDPDRVKEAAAAGDNVVYGDASRENYLVAAGLSRAKAVVITYADTPATLKVLHQVERLRPGMTILVRTKDDADLAKLQAAGATEVVPELIEGSLMMASHVLLMMGVPMRKVVRRITSAREARYSLLRGYFRGVDDEVDTKESWRLHSVTLLPESASIGQTLEELHLENEGVSVQAVRRKVDGSDYVKLELTPDLRLQANDILVLSGNSEATDLAESKLL